In Citrus sinensis cultivar Valencia sweet orange chromosome 2, DVS_A1.0, whole genome shotgun sequence, a single genomic region encodes these proteins:
- the LOC102630822 gene encoding protein trichome birefringence-like 43 → MGSVALAGTLLVVALFLHRGVYGAYELKNDNKCDIFQGKWVYDPKYPLYNASNCPFIEQEFDCRKNGRPDNMYLKYRWKPTSCKLPRFRGGVFLERFRGKRILFVGDSISLNQWQSLTCMLHLAVPKAKYTLIRTGGLSKFSFPAHNVSVMFSRNAFLVDIVGEKSGRVLKLNSISSGDLWKTADVLIFDSWHWWLHTGRKQPWDIIQDMNNTYKDMNRLVAYSKALNTWAKWVNSNVDNSKTKVIFRGISPDHMNSSDWGDRNAKNCIGETRPVMGRSYPGGRHPAEAIVENVVRKLSKKVRLLNVTTLSQLRKDGHPSAYGYGGPRATDCSHWCLPGVPDTWNQLLYAVLFPDSIRYVK, encoded by the exons ATGGGTTCAGTGGCTCTTGCTGGTACATTACTGGTCGTGGCTCTTTTTCTTCATCGAGGTGTATATGGAGCTTATGAATTAAAGAACGATAATAAGTGTGATATTTTCCAAGGAAAATGGGTTTACGATCCCAAGTATCCCCTCTACAATGCAAGCAATTGTCCCTTCATAGAGCAGGAATTTGACTGCCGAAAGAATGGTCGTCCTGATAACATGTATCTCAAATACAGATGGAAGCCCACTTCATGCAAGTTGCCAAG ATTTAGAGGTGGAGTTTTCTTGGAGAGATTCAGAGGAAAGCGCATACTGTTTGTAGGTGACTCGATTAGCTTAAATCAATGGCAATCCCTTACTTGCATGCTTCATTTAGCCGTGCCAAAGGCTAAATATACATTAATCAGAACAGGAGGGCTCTCCAAATTCAGCTTCCcg GCACATAATGTGTCGGTGATGTTCTCCCGCAATGCATTTCTTGTTGATATTGTTGGTGAGAAAAGTGGGCGAGTGCTGAAACTGAATTCAATCTCGAGTGGAGATCTCTGGAAGACGGCTGATGTATTGATATTTGACTCGTGGCATTGGTGGCTTCATACTGGAAGAAAACAACC ATGGGATATAATTCAAGACATGAACAACACATACAAAGACATGAATCGCTTGGTTGCCTACAGCAAAGCATTGAATACATGGGCTAAATGGGTGAATTCGAATGTAGATAATTCTAAAACAAAGGTCATTTTCCGGGGCATTTCCCCAGATCATATGAA cTCAAGTGATTGGGGGGATCGAAATGCGAAGAATTGCATAGGAGAAACTCGGCCAGTGATGGGGCGTAGCTATCCTGGAGGTAGACATCCAGCAGAAGCAATTGTTGAAAACGTTGTACGAAAACTATCGAAGAAAGTTCGATTGCTAAATGTAACAACGCTGTCACAACTTCGGAAAGATGGTCACCCTTCGGCTTACGGCTATGGAGGTCCCCGTGCCACGGATTGCAGCCACTGGTGTCTTCCTGGAGTTCCTGATACTTGGAATCAACTGCTGTACGCAGTTCTCTTTCCCGACTCAATTAGATATGTTAAatga